One stretch of Pseudomonas fluorescens Q2-87 DNA includes these proteins:
- a CDS encoding S9 family peptidase: MSLSAHVSNAPIARKDPGVDPYAWLQERDTDAVLDYLKAENSYQEAQLADQAGLRETLFQEIKGRILETDLSLPSPWGPYLYYTRTTAGDEYPRHYRCPRPADDSLTVDESREQLLLDPNELAGGGFFSLGAFSISPDHQRLAYSLDTSGDEIYTLFVKELSNDKVSELSFEDCDGSMTWANDSLTLFFGELDETHRPHKLWRYRLDGTAAEEVFHEPDGRFFLHCYRSSSERQLILSLGSKTTSEIWVLDAAQPQQPFTCLAPRRENHEYDVDHGLLDGQWAWLIRSNRDGINFALYQAADTGVAPTEADWQNLIAHSDTVMIDGLSLNAGALTLSLREGGLPIIEVHPQGLPAYRVQLPDAAYSLHVQNSLEFVSERIRLRYEALNRPAQIRQLDLASGEQVVLKQTPVLGPFDADAYVSQRLWATAPDGTQVPISLVVKREALGKPVPLYLYGYGAYGESLDPWFSHSRLSLLDRGVAFAIAHVRGGGELGEAWYRAGKQEHKPNTFSDFIACAEHLIANGFTTAEQLAISGGSAGGLLIGAVLNQRPELFKVAIAEVPFVDVLNTMLDPDLPLTVTEYDEWGNPQEPDVYDRIRAYAPYENVSAQAYPALLVIAGYNDSRVQYWEAAKWVAKLRATKTDGNPLLLKTELGAGHGGMSGRYQGLRDVALEYAFVLKVLGLA, translated from the coding sequence ATGTCCCTATCTGCCCACGTTTCCAACGCCCCGATCGCCCGCAAGGACCCGGGTGTTGACCCGTACGCCTGGCTGCAGGAGCGCGACACCGACGCCGTGCTCGACTACCTCAAGGCTGAAAACAGCTATCAGGAGGCGCAACTTGCCGACCAGGCCGGACTGCGCGAAACCTTGTTCCAGGAGATCAAGGGCCGGATCCTCGAGACGGACCTGTCCCTGCCCTCGCCCTGGGGCCCCTACTTGTATTACACCCGCACCACGGCCGGTGATGAATACCCGCGCCACTACCGCTGCCCGCGTCCGGCCGACGACAGCCTGACCGTGGACGAAAGCCGCGAACAATTGCTGCTGGACCCGAACGAGCTGGCCGGCGGCGGTTTCTTTTCCCTCGGCGCCTTCAGCATCAGCCCCGACCACCAGCGCCTGGCCTACAGCCTGGATACCTCGGGCGATGAGATCTACACGCTGTTCGTGAAGGAATTATCCAACGACAAGGTCAGTGAACTGTCCTTCGAGGACTGTGACGGCAGCATGACTTGGGCCAACGACAGCCTGACGCTGTTTTTCGGCGAGCTGGACGAGACCCACCGCCCGCACAAACTCTGGCGCTATCGCCTGGATGGCACTGCCGCCGAAGAGGTGTTCCATGAGCCGGACGGGCGTTTCTTCCTGCATTGCTACCGTTCAAGCTCTGAACGGCAACTGATCCTGTCCCTGGGCAGCAAGACCACCAGCGAAATCTGGGTGCTGGACGCCGCGCAACCGCAGCAGCCCTTCACCTGCCTGGCGCCACGGCGGGAAAACCATGAATACGACGTCGACCACGGCCTGCTCGATGGCCAGTGGGCGTGGTTGATCCGCAGCAACCGCGACGGCATCAATTTCGCGCTGTACCAGGCCGCCGATACCGGCGTGGCACCGACCGAGGCCGACTGGCAGAACCTGATCGCCCACAGCGACACCGTGATGATCGACGGCCTGAGCCTGAACGCCGGGGCCTTGACCCTGAGCTTGCGTGAAGGCGGCCTGCCCATCATCGAAGTTCATCCACAGGGCTTGCCGGCGTATCGGGTGCAACTGCCGGACGCGGCCTACAGCCTGCATGTGCAGAACAGCCTGGAGTTCGTCAGCGAGCGCATTCGCCTGCGCTACGAGGCCCTGAACCGCCCGGCACAGATCCGCCAACTGGACCTGGCCAGTGGCGAACAGGTCGTCCTCAAGCAAACGCCGGTGCTCGGCCCATTCGACGCCGATGCCTACGTCAGCCAGCGGCTATGGGCCACGGCACCGGACGGCACGCAAGTGCCCATCAGCCTGGTGGTCAAGCGCGAAGCCCTCGGCAAACCTGTGCCGCTGTATCTGTACGGCTACGGCGCCTATGGCGAAAGCCTCGACCCGTGGTTTTCCCACTCACGGCTGAGCCTGCTCGATCGTGGCGTGGCGTTTGCCATCGCCCACGTGCGCGGCGGTGGCGAGCTGGGGGAAGCCTGGTACCGCGCCGGCAAGCAGGAGCACAAGCCCAACACATTCAGTGATTTCATCGCCTGCGCCGAGCATTTGATTGCCAACGGTTTCACCACTGCCGAGCAGTTGGCGATCAGCGGCGGCAGCGCCGGTGGCCTGTTGATCGGCGCGGTGCTCAACCAGCGCCCGGAGCTGTTCAAGGTGGCGATCGCCGAAGTGCCGTTCGTCGATGTCCTCAACACCATGCTCGACCCGGACCTGCCCCTGACCGTCACCGAATACGACGAATGGGGCAACCCGCAGGAGCCAGACGTCTATGATCGGATACGCGCCTACGCCCCCTACGAAAACGTCAGCGCCCAGGCGTACCCGGCGCTGCTGGTCATCGCCGGCTACAACGACAGCCGCGTGCAGTACTGGGAAGCCGCCAAGTGGGTGGCGAAATTGCGGGCCACCAAGACCGACGGCAACCCGCTGCTGCTCAAGACCGAACTGGGCGCCGGCCACGGCGGGATGAGCGGTCGCTACCAGGGATTGCGTGACGTAGCGCTCGAATATGCATTTGTCTTGAAGGTTTTAGGGCTGGCCTGA
- a CDS encoding cyclic nucleotide-binding domain-containing protein — translation MSEPTLLNKEIRDWLMDCGLFDQLLPVDFAAASGYFSISAIAEGEAIFREGDAGSFMCIIHTGQVAVQKTGPDGQPVTIATLRSGRAFGEMAVLDGERRSASCIAASNCQLLNLGKDSLEKMLNDAPKIAAKIIRALAVSLSKRLRMADGQLLSQQV, via the coding sequence ATGTCAGAACCGACCTTATTGAACAAAGAAATCCGCGACTGGCTGATGGACTGCGGTCTGTTCGACCAGTTGCTGCCCGTGGACTTCGCCGCAGCCTCGGGCTATTTCAGCATCAGTGCCATCGCCGAGGGCGAGGCGATTTTCCGCGAGGGCGATGCCGGCAGCTTCATGTGCATCATCCACACCGGCCAAGTGGCCGTGCAGAAAACCGGCCCCGACGGCCAACCGGTGACCATTGCCACGTTGCGCAGCGGCCGGGCATTCGGCGAAATGGCCGTGCTCGATGGCGAGCGACGCTCGGCCAGTTGCATTGCCGCCAGCAATTGCCAGTTGCTGAACCTGGGCAAGGATTCGTTGGAAAAAATGCTCAACGACGCACCCAAGATCGCCGCCAAGATCATTCGCGCCCTCGCCGTCTCCCTGTCCAAGCGCCTGCGCATGGCCGATGGGCAGCTGCTGTCGCAGCAGGTCTAG
- a CDS encoding spermidine synthase has protein sequence MKRFVLLDTTPIPDNGGALCLFEYGEDFVIKIQGGDGGQLMNTRMHGSEDALAEIPCRKVAGRPGSRVLIGGLGMGFTLASALKHLGKTAEVVVAELVPGVVEWNRGPLGEKAGRPLSDPRTVIRMEDVAKVLQAEPQGFDAIMLDVDNGPEGLTQKANSWLYSAGGLAACAKALRPKGVLAVWSASADRQFSDKLKKAGFKAEEVQVFAHGNKGTRHTIWIAEKLKG, from the coding sequence ATGAAACGTTTCGTTCTGCTCGACACCACGCCCATCCCTGATAACGGCGGTGCCCTGTGCCTGTTCGAGTATGGCGAAGACTTCGTCATCAAGATCCAGGGCGGTGACGGCGGGCAGTTGATGAATACCCGCATGCACGGTTCCGAAGACGCCCTGGCGGAGATTCCCTGCCGCAAGGTTGCCGGCCGTCCTGGCTCGCGCGTGCTGATCGGCGGCCTTGGCATGGGATTCACCCTCGCCTCGGCGCTCAAGCACCTGGGCAAGACCGCCGAGGTGGTGGTGGCCGAGCTGGTGCCCGGGGTGGTGGAGTGGAATCGGGGGCCATTGGGAGAAAAGGCCGGGCGACCGCTGTCGGACCCGCGCACCGTGATTCGCATGGAAGACGTGGCCAAGGTGCTGCAAGCCGAGCCCCAGGGTTTCGACGCGATCATGCTGGATGTCGACAACGGCCCCGAAGGCCTGACCCAGAAAGCCAACAGCTGGTTGTATTCGGCCGGCGGCCTGGCAGCCTGCGCCAAGGCCCTGCGGCCCAAGGGTGTGCTGGCAGTGTGGTCGGCCAGCGCCGATCGGCAGTTTTCCGACAAACTGAAGAAGGCCGGTTTCAAGGCCGAAGAGGTGCAGGTGTTCGCCCATGGCAACAAAGGCACCCGTCACACCATCTGGATTGCCGAGAAGCTCAAGGGCTAA
- a CDS encoding YajD family HNH nuclease, with the protein MSSSTPPSNTAKLDRILADAQRDREMGYRDKALKMYPHVCGRCAREFSGKRLSELTVHHRDHNHDNNPQDGSNWELLCLYCHDNEHSRYTDQQYFGDGSLSTPKIAKATHNPFAALAGLMKKDE; encoded by the coding sequence ATGAGTTCGTCAACGCCACCGTCCAACACCGCCAAGCTGGACCGCATCCTCGCCGATGCCCAGCGCGACCGGGAAATGGGCTACCGCGACAAAGCCCTGAAAATGTACCCCCATGTCTGCGGCCGCTGCGCCCGTGAGTTTTCCGGCAAGCGCCTGAGTGAATTGACCGTTCACCACCGCGACCACAACCACGACAATAACCCGCAGGACGGTTCCAACTGGGAACTGCTATGCCTGTATTGCCACGACAACGAGCACTCGCGCTACACCGACCAGCAATATTTCGGCGACGGCTCCCTGAGCACTCCGAAAATCGCCAAGGCCACCCATAACCCGTTTGCGGCGCTGGCCGGGTTGATGAAGAAAGACGAGTAG
- a CDS encoding RNA methyltransferase, whose product MANKRYSCIGLFNPKSPENVGSVMRAAGCYGVASVFYTGKRYERAADFVTDTKKVHYDIPLIGIDDLKKILPLGCVPVAVELVDGARPLPEYTHPDRALYIFGPEDGSLDKDIRDWCEDVVYIPTTGCMNLAATVNVVLYDRMAKGNNTRSGPQFR is encoded by the coding sequence GTGGCCAACAAACGCTACAGCTGCATCGGTCTGTTCAACCCCAAGTCACCGGAAAACGTCGGTTCGGTCATGCGCGCCGCCGGCTGCTACGGCGTGGCGTCGGTGTTCTACACCGGCAAGCGCTACGAGCGCGCCGCCGACTTTGTCACCGATACCAAGAAGGTCCACTACGACATCCCGCTGATTGGCATTGACGACCTGAAGAAAATCCTGCCCCTGGGCTGCGTGCCGGTGGCGGTGGAACTGGTGGACGGTGCGCGTCCGCTGCCTGAGTACACGCACCCGGACCGGGCGCTGTATATCTTTGGCCCCGAAGACGGTTCGCTGGACAAAGACATTCGTGACTGGTGCGAAGACGTGGTGTACATCCCCACCACCGGTTGCATGAACCTGGCCGCCACCGTCAATGTCGTGCTGTACGACCGCATGGCCAAGGGCAATAACACCCGTTCGGGGCCGCAATTCCGCTGA
- a CDS encoding YgaP family membrane protein: protein MSDNNPFEPIESTPFQSHPPQNVHGWERIGSLAGGVLMMGKGLRRGGVIGLAQLAIGGMALARGITGHCSAKSLLEKNRQNLNSARARIEQAGDELTRMKANAEAATGTATVTGNDSLSSPRAGL from the coding sequence ATGAGCGATAACAATCCGTTCGAGCCAATCGAGAGCACCCCGTTCCAATCCCATCCGCCACAGAACGTGCATGGCTGGGAACGCATTGGCTCACTGGCTGGCGGTGTGCTGATGATGGGCAAGGGGCTGCGCCGTGGCGGTGTGATCGGTCTGGCTCAACTGGCTATCGGCGGTATGGCATTGGCAAGGGGTATCACCGGGCATTGTTCGGCCAAGTCGCTTTTGGAGAAGAATCGCCAGAACCTGAACAGCGCCCGCGCCCGGATCGAACAGGCCGGTGATGAGCTGACTCGCATGAAAGCCAATGCCGAGGCGGCGACGGGTACAGCTACTGTGACGGGGAATGATTCGCTGAGTTCACCGCGGGCTGGCCTTTGA
- a CDS encoding YcgN family cysteine cluster protein, with protein MAAKVEPFWIRKTLDQLDSQEWESLCDGCGLCCLQKLEDEDDNSVYYTRIACKLLDLKTCQCTDYPNRRDFVPDCIQLTPGKADEFKWLPPTCGYRLVSEGKDLPLWHHLVCGDRDAVHHERISQSGRMLAEGSVAEEDWEDHLIFRAG; from the coding sequence ATGGCCGCCAAAGTCGAACCGTTCTGGATACGCAAAACCCTCGATCAGCTCGATTCGCAGGAATGGGAATCGCTGTGCGACGGCTGCGGCCTGTGCTGCCTGCAAAAGCTCGAAGACGAAGACGACAACAGCGTCTATTACACACGCATCGCCTGCAAACTGCTGGACCTGAAAACCTGCCAGTGCACCGATTACCCCAACCGTCGGGACTTCGTTCCCGATTGCATCCAGCTCACGCCGGGCAAGGCCGATGAATTCAAATGGCTGCCACCGACCTGCGGTTATCGATTGGTCAGCGAGGGCAAGGACCTGCCTTTGTGGCACCACCTGGTTTGCGGCGACCGTGATGCCGTGCACCATGAACGCATTTCCCAGTCCGGGCGCATGTTGGCCGAAGGCAGCGTGGCGGAAGAGGATTGGGAAGATCATCTGATTTTCCGCGCCGGCTGA
- a CDS encoding nitroreductase family protein has product MSANSRIADYAIHPQFIERWSPRAFTGEGIAEETLLGFFEAARWAPSAYNSQPWRFLYARRDTPNWERFLGLLNEFNRGWAQHASALVIIASKTTFAVPGATEETAALCHTFDTGAAWGHLALQASLSGWHTHGMAGFDQELTRQELKIPQGYALHAAVAIGKLGDKSTLAEYLQARETPSPRRPLSELVAEGDFTL; this is encoded by the coding sequence ATGAGCGCTAACTCCCGCATTGCCGATTACGCCATTCATCCCCAATTCATCGAGCGCTGGTCGCCCCGCGCCTTTACCGGCGAAGGCATTGCCGAAGAAACCCTGCTGGGCTTTTTCGAGGCTGCGCGCTGGGCACCCTCGGCATACAACTCGCAACCGTGGCGTTTCCTTTATGCGCGCCGTGACACGCCGAACTGGGAGCGTTTCCTGGGCCTGCTCAATGAATTCAACCGTGGCTGGGCGCAACATGCCTCGGCGTTGGTGATCATTGCGTCGAAAACCACTTTCGCCGTGCCTGGCGCCACCGAGGAAACCGCGGCGCTGTGCCACACCTTCGACACCGGTGCGGCCTGGGGCCACCTGGCACTGCAAGCCAGCCTCAGCGGCTGGCACACCCATGGCATGGCCGGTTTCGATCAGGAACTGACCCGCCAGGAACTGAAGATCCCGCAAGGCTATGCCCTGCACGCCGCCGTGGCGATTGGCAAGCTGGGCGACAAATCCACGCTGGCCGAATACCTCCAGGCCCGCGAAACCCCAAGCCCGCGCCGGCCGTTGAGTGAGCTGGTGGCTGAGGGTGATTTCACTTTGTAA